One Mycobacteriales bacterium genomic window carries:
- a CDS encoding YhjD/YihY/BrkB family envelope integrity protein, whose protein sequence is MSREPGRIGTRVGRIRDWLGRQTDSWIGRLSFLWFKRYMEASKNSGASTTAYFMLSVVPTALVAIALFGQAGGDTNALAERLITRMHLTGDVAEIVRQTFGTAADNTLAATVAVVISFLFWGIGIGQLYRDVYTRSWRVETAQASDQVLFTIWYFVTCGFLGAMFLATTETASSNRVLFIPLWLGASIVYWLWTPRFLLHKNVPARKLLPGAVLGAFVLGGTIGTAPLWMGPTLNQNAKAFGPFGVVLAVLAFMLIAITISMVCAVFGPVWEEFRQLESERKAAEAKVPTPKAAAEPL, encoded by the coding sequence ATGAGCAGGGAACCGGGGCGCATCGGCACACGGGTCGGCAGGATCAGAGACTGGCTCGGGAGGCAGACCGACTCCTGGATCGGCCGGCTCTCCTTCCTGTGGTTCAAGCGCTACATGGAGGCGAGCAAGAACTCCGGCGCCTCGACGACGGCCTATTTCATGCTCTCGGTGGTGCCGACCGCGCTCGTGGCGATCGCACTCTTCGGCCAGGCGGGCGGCGACACGAATGCCCTCGCGGAGCGCCTCATCACGCGCATGCATCTCACCGGCGACGTTGCCGAGATCGTGCGTCAGACCTTCGGCACCGCCGCCGACAACACGCTCGCGGCAACCGTTGCGGTGGTGATCAGCTTCCTCTTCTGGGGCATCGGGATCGGTCAGCTCTACCGCGACGTCTACACGCGATCTTGGCGGGTGGAGACCGCTCAGGCGAGTGACCAGGTGCTGTTCACGATCTGGTACTTCGTGACCTGCGGCTTCCTCGGGGCCATGTTCCTGGCGACGACGGAGACGGCGTCTTCCAACCGCGTGCTCTTCATCCCTCTCTGGCTCGGCGCCTCGATCGTCTACTGGCTCTGGACGCCGCGCTTCCTGCTGCACAAGAACGTGCCGGCGAGGAAGCTCCTCCCGGGAGCCGTTCTCGGAGCCTTCGTGCTCGGCGGGACGATCGGAACAGCGCCGCTCTGGATGGGGCCGACTCTGAACCAGAACGCCAAGGCGTTCGGCCCCTTCGGCGTCGTCCTCGCGGTGCTCGCGTTCATGTTGATCGCAATCACGATCTCGATGGTCTGCGCCGTCTTCGGGCCGGTGTGGGAGGAGTTCCGGCAGCTGGAGAGCGAGCGGAAGGCGGCTGAGGCGAAGGTGCCGACGCCCAAGGCGGCCGCAGAGCCCCTCTAG
- a CDS encoding YhjD/YihY/BrkB family envelope integrity protein has translation MEDARQRGRRERMRQRQQALQARMDRLSEQAQEERGRRGWLDATFDVVDRDGEVAGGIIAGALAYRFFFWLLPAGLVFVGGLGVVADAISDSPKQVAGNLGIGGIISSSLHSASNSHSAWYALIVGVPILLYATRSVLRVLIGTHRLAWGDVRDARPKPTYLDAAKLLAVLTAYFVLAGFAGWARARSPGAGLVATILLIVAFTGLWLWTSTRLPHRDAVWVDLLPGALAVGIGVGILQLLAAYLLAPYALEKQGTYGALGLAAAVLLSLWAVGRLVIGGAEINATLWERKRRESG, from the coding sequence GTGGAGGATGCGCGCCAACGGGGCAGGCGGGAGCGCATGCGTCAGCGCCAGCAGGCGCTGCAGGCCCGGATGGATCGTCTCTCGGAGCAGGCGCAGGAGGAGCGGGGCCGACGGGGGTGGCTCGACGCGACCTTCGATGTGGTCGACCGCGACGGCGAGGTGGCCGGCGGCATCATCGCGGGCGCGCTCGCCTACCGGTTCTTCTTCTGGCTCCTGCCGGCCGGGCTGGTGTTCGTCGGCGGCCTCGGGGTCGTTGCCGATGCCATCTCCGACTCGCCCAAACAGGTCGCCGGCAACCTCGGGATCGGCGGCATCATCTCGAGCTCGCTGCACAGCGCCTCGAACTCCCATTCCGCCTGGTACGCGCTCATCGTGGGAGTGCCGATCCTGCTCTACGCGACGCGGAGCGTCCTCCGTGTCCTCATCGGGACGCACCGTCTCGCCTGGGGAGACGTCCGGGACGCGCGGCCCAAGCCGACGTACCTCGATGCGGCGAAGTTGCTCGCCGTGCTGACCGCCTACTTCGTGCTCGCGGGCTTTGCCGGCTGGGCGCGTGCGCGGTCGCCGGGAGCTGGACTGGTCGCCACCATTCTCCTGATCGTGGCGTTCACGGGGCTCTGGCTCTGGACCTCGACCCGACTGCCGCACCGTGACGCGGTCTGGGTGGATCTCCTGCCGGGTGCGCTCGCCGTCGGGATCGGCGTCGGGATCCTGCAGCTACTGGCCGCGTACCTCCTCGCGCCCTACGCGCTGGAGAAGCAGGGAACCTACGGCGCACTGGGTCTCGCCGCGGCGGTGCTCCTGAGCCTGTGGGCGGTGGGGCGCCTTGTGATCGGAGGTGCGGAGATCAACGCAACCCTGTGGGAGCGCAAGCGGAGGGAGAGCGGATGA
- a CDS encoding SDR family NAD(P)-dependent oxidoreductase, with protein sequence MSTALEKTALITGANAGIGKEVARQLALRPEFGRVYLACRNAERARTAKAELETETGRNIFDIVLMDVANLDSVRASLADIDGSVDALVMNAGVIGPQTLGVTTEGVTTVFATNVLGHVVLLEGLLAEGRLDEVAVFAGSEAVRGVPKLRMKGPSFVSTSADELTTVIDGTYWASHKPDFNLAFGQAKYIGALWMAYLARKHPDRRFLTVSPGNTTGTGAASDLPLPIRVAAKYVMPALGLAHKLDVGAKRLVDGVTDPTLSNGAFYASEANKLNGPMVNQADLVPGLVNPSFQDNANEAIHRFITSVAVS encoded by the coding sequence ATGAGCACAGCGCTGGAAAAGACCGCACTGATCACGGGCGCCAACGCCGGGATCGGCAAGGAGGTAGCCCGGCAGCTGGCATTGCGCCCCGAGTTCGGCCGCGTCTACCTGGCGTGCCGGAACGCGGAGCGGGCTAGGACGGCGAAGGCCGAACTCGAAACTGAGACCGGCCGGAACATCTTCGACATCGTTCTCATGGACGTCGCCAATCTGGACTCGGTCCGCGCCAGCCTGGCCGACATCGACGGATCCGTCGACGCACTGGTCATGAACGCAGGCGTCATTGGCCCGCAGACGTTGGGCGTGACCACTGAGGGGGTCACCACCGTGTTCGCGACGAACGTCCTTGGCCACGTCGTCCTCCTCGAAGGGCTCCTGGCCGAGGGGCGGCTTGACGAGGTTGCGGTCTTCGCGGGAAGCGAAGCAGTCAGGGGTGTCCCGAAGTTGCGGATGAAGGGGCCATCGTTCGTCTCAACCTCAGCCGACGAACTCACCACCGTCATCGACGGCACCTACTGGGCCAGCCACAAACCCGACTTCAACCTGGCCTTCGGCCAGGCCAAGTACATCGGCGCCCTCTGGATGGCCTACCTGGCCCGCAAACATCCCGACCGCCGCTTCCTCACCGTGAGCCCCGGCAACACCACCGGCACCGGAGCAGCCAGCGACCTTCCCCTACCTATCCGGGTAGCCGCCAAGTACGTCATGCCCGCCCTCGGTCTCGCCCACAAACTCGACGTCGGGGCGAAGCGACTCGTCGATGGCGTCACCGACCCGACCCTCTCGAACGGGGCGTTCTACGCCAGCGAGGCCAACAAGCTGAATGGTCCGATGGTCAACCAAGCAGACCTCGTCCCCGGCCTGGTCAACCCGTCGTTTCAGGACAACGCCAACGAGGCCATCCACCGCTTCATCACCTCAGTGGCAGTCTCGTGA
- a CDS encoding TetR/AcrR family transcriptional regulator, producing MSSGKSGASRLTPKGAATRARIVDAAAELIFQQGVARTTIEEVRDGAHVSNSQLYHYFEDKPALVRAVIERQTERAIGTQEQFDLSSLNGLREWRDFVVDHARDIGGRGGCPVGSLGAALAETEPEARALVAASFARWETSIMAGLLRMHELGVLAPEADPRQLALATLAALEGGLLLAQVQRDPEPLAAALDAMITLITTLSSTTSTPLDH from the coding sequence ATGTCCTCGGGGAAATCTGGTGCCTCACGGTTGACGCCCAAGGGCGCAGCGACACGCGCACGCATCGTCGACGCCGCGGCAGAGCTGATCTTTCAGCAGGGTGTTGCTCGCACCACGATCGAGGAAGTGCGCGACGGTGCGCACGTGAGCAACTCGCAGCTCTACCACTACTTCGAGGACAAGCCAGCGCTGGTTCGCGCAGTCATCGAGCGCCAGACCGAAAGGGCAATAGGCACACAGGAGCAGTTCGACCTCAGCAGCCTCAATGGCTTACGGGAGTGGCGTGACTTTGTCGTTGATCACGCCCGCGACATCGGCGGCCGGGGAGGTTGCCCAGTTGGCTCGTTGGGTGCCGCGCTCGCCGAGACAGAGCCCGAAGCCAGGGCACTGGTTGCGGCGTCCTTCGCTCGCTGGGAGACCAGCATCATGGCTGGTCTTCTGCGGATGCACGAGCTCGGGGTACTAGCACCTGAGGCCGATCCGCGCCAGCTCGCCCTTGCCACGCTTGCCGCGCTTGAGGGCGGCCTCCTGCTCGCTCAGGTTCAGCGCGACCCCGAACCGCTCGCCGCCGCGCTCGACGCAATGATCACGCTCATCACGACCCTCAGCAGCACCACCAGCACTCCGCTCGACCACTGA
- a CDS encoding tetratricopeptide repeat protein, which produces MVMTAVERRHATLVSADATGYSRLMAADELATIQAIKVFREAAEQIAVEHGGRLVDSPGDNFLFEYGNAGSALDASLRFQEFVLDTNEQYDPAGRMQFRMGVHSGEVVVDTDRIYGSGINIAARLERLARPGGICISALVRDEAGDTPSLEDIGSQYVKNIPHPIHAFFVDVPGQTVPARPTTSSWPAIAVMPFETAEGDADAEYLADGLVDDLITHLAMWHQFPVIARNSTFTYKGQTIDPVVVGKELGAEYLVVGSLRRVDQRVRISAQLLEAETGQHVWADRWNTTLDDAFATGDEIAQAISVALRPELLRAMSERAMRQPPADLTAWDYALRGTWHLRRPTRADNEQAVALLTRAVQLDPASAFGHAHLAHGHYRMLQHHWTVDRDADFAGLVEHAELAVACDPMEANGYLFHSLACSVQGRYDDVVADLRRAVKLNPSLPVARSLLGQFLGIAGRTEEGLRELDTAIRLSPRDPQLWTFHAGKQVVLWNAGRYEEAREASERALEVDPEAAAATAYSNIAATSALLGDLPRARAALAETLRAWPNMSITTLRTLFASIPEESVERFFAALRLAGWEGYEEDAATDAAPTS; this is translated from the coding sequence ATGGTGATGACCGCTGTCGAGCGGCGGCACGCCACGCTCGTCAGCGCCGATGCCACGGGTTACAGCAGGCTCATGGCTGCCGACGAGCTGGCCACGATCCAGGCGATCAAGGTCTTCCGCGAAGCGGCAGAGCAGATCGCGGTCGAGCACGGCGGACGGTTGGTCGACTCCCCCGGGGACAACTTCCTGTTCGAATACGGCAACGCGGGTTCCGCGCTCGACGCGTCGCTTCGGTTTCAGGAGTTCGTCCTGGACACGAACGAGCAATACGATCCCGCGGGCCGGATGCAGTTCCGCATGGGGGTGCACAGCGGCGAGGTCGTCGTCGACACGGATCGGATCTACGGCTCGGGGATCAACATCGCGGCTCGTCTCGAGCGGCTTGCACGTCCCGGCGGCATCTGTATCTCCGCGCTCGTTCGCGACGAGGCTGGAGACACCCCGTCGCTCGAGGACATCGGCTCGCAGTACGTCAAGAACATTCCGCATCCGATCCACGCCTTCTTCGTCGACGTCCCCGGTCAGACGGTGCCGGCTCGGCCGACGACCTCGTCCTGGCCCGCGATCGCGGTCATGCCGTTCGAGACGGCCGAGGGTGATGCCGACGCCGAGTACCTCGCCGACGGCCTGGTCGACGATCTCATCACGCACCTCGCCATGTGGCACCAGTTTCCGGTAATCGCGCGCAACTCGACGTTCACCTACAAAGGCCAGACCATCGATCCGGTCGTCGTCGGCAAGGAGCTCGGCGCCGAGTACCTGGTGGTCGGCAGCTTGCGACGGGTCGACCAGCGGGTACGGATCTCCGCCCAGCTGCTCGAGGCTGAGACTGGACAGCATGTCTGGGCGGACCGCTGGAACACGACGTTGGACGACGCGTTTGCGACCGGCGACGAGATCGCGCAGGCGATTTCGGTCGCACTGCGGCCGGAGCTCCTGCGGGCAATGTCGGAACGCGCCATGCGCCAGCCGCCTGCCGACCTGACCGCGTGGGACTACGCCCTCCGCGGCACTTGGCATCTTCGCCGCCCGACGCGGGCCGACAACGAGCAGGCGGTCGCGCTCTTGACCCGTGCCGTCCAGCTCGATCCAGCGTCGGCCTTCGGGCATGCGCACCTCGCGCACGGCCACTACCGGATGCTTCAGCACCACTGGACGGTCGATCGAGACGCCGACTTCGCCGGGCTGGTCGAACACGCGGAGTTGGCGGTCGCCTGTGATCCCATGGAGGCCAACGGCTACCTGTTCCACTCTCTTGCCTGCTCCGTCCAGGGCAGATATGACGACGTGGTCGCCGACCTCCGCCGTGCGGTGAAGCTGAACCCGAGCCTGCCGGTCGCGCGGTCACTCCTGGGGCAGTTCCTCGGCATCGCGGGCCGGACGGAGGAAGGACTCCGAGAGCTCGACACCGCGATTCGCCTGAGCCCCCGCGATCCGCAGTTGTGGACCTTTCATGCGGGCAAGCAGGTCGTCCTGTGGAACGCCGGCCGCTACGAGGAGGCCAGAGAGGCGAGCGAAAGAGCGCTCGAGGTCGATCCGGAGGCCGCGGCAGCGACCGCCTACTCGAATATCGCCGCCACGTCCGCGCTGCTGGGCGACCTGCCGCGCGCGCGTGCGGCTCTTGCGGAGACGCTGCGGGCCTGGCCGAACATGTCCATCACCACGCTGCGGACGCTCTTTGCGTCCATCCCCGAGGAGTCGGTGGAACGGTTCTTCGCTGCGCTACGCCTCGCGGGGTGGGAGGGTTACGAAGAAGACGCGGCGACGGATGCCGCCCCGACGAGCTGA